One Alosa alosa isolate M-15738 ecotype Scorff River chromosome 22, AALO_Geno_1.1, whole genome shotgun sequence DNA segment encodes these proteins:
- the twnk gene encoding twinkle protein, mitochondrial — MWTTLCLRRAACLLRVAGGCSSRHAPQRCLTTFPLSRQPPWHSQTQAFAVPRLCYATKRWSVSLNLCRTFKKDTKSTLDIPLGPVTVTDIKHYLRSKDVPFHDGYSCLHAPSIFCEQPPGGSGTLSKDGFSIFVDKTTGQFLCMETGVEGSWEDLQDCLEVMQKEGQTSMNPNVLLGYPASLEEQEEREMELREVQRIWSSAVPFSDLHDEDAQLAKTMFGMGKLTNATLKRFNVRFFKPTKSLVFPWFGGRDSGLRGVKLLSAGTDAAGQVVYTEATVPRPSSYHNLFGLPLVGRKDSEVVLTGREADSMAVSQATGLPSLALPRGVSCLPPALLPYLEQFRRVTLWLGGDMRSWEASKVFSRKLGLKRCSLVRPGNQQPSAAEALAQGRNLGRIVKSSIPAAHKSIVSFKQLRDDVYGELSNTEQVAGVKWTRFPDLTKILKGHRKGELTVFTGPTGSGKTTFISEYALDLCMNGVNTLWGSFEINNVRLAKIMLTQFSMQRLEDNLEQYDAWADRFEELPLYFMTFHGQQSLKVVLDTMQHAVYLYDISHVVIDNLQFMMGQENLSVDKFAVQDHIIGAFRKFATHSSCHVTLIIHPRKEEDDKELQTASIFGTAKASQEADNVLILQEKKLVTCPGRRSLQVAKNRFDGDVGIFPLEFNKGSLTFATPLKGKHKLRKVKLEKTEEGGVEGGEVEMSKEVGKKEKGEKIEKPAKAPRTAKTVKGAQASGKTSPKGEGKDL; from the exons ATGTGGACGACCTTGTGTCTACGGAGGGCAGCCTGTCTCCTGCGGGTGGCAGGTGGCTGCTCGTCCAGACACGCCCCTCAACGATGCCTGACCACGTTTCCGTTAAGCCGGCAGCCTCCATGGCACTCTCAGACGCAGGCCTTCGCTGTTCCACGGCTGTGCTACGCCACCAAGCGCTGGTCAGTTTCACTAAATCTGTGCCGCACCTTCAAGAAAGACACCAAGTCCACCTTGGACATCCCACTCGGTCCTGTCACGGTGACGGACATCAAACATTACCTCCGTTCCAAAGACGTCCCGTTTCATGACGGCTATAGCTGTCTGCATGCCCCTAGTATTTTCTGCGagcagccaccagggggctctggcaCACTAAGCAAAGACGGCTTCTCCATCTTCGTTGACAAGACCACAGGCCAGTTCCTGTGTATGGAGACTGGGGTGGAGGGGAGCTGGGAGGACCTCCAGGATTGTTTGGAGGTGATGCAGAAGGAGGGTCAGACGTCGATGAACCCCAACGTGCTGCTGGGGTACCCCGCCAGTctagaggagcaggaggagagggagatggagctgAGGGAGGTGCAGAGGATCTGGTCGAGCGCCGTCCCATTCTCGGACCTCCATGACGAGGACGCGCAGCTGGCCAAGACAATGTTTGGCATGGGGAAGCTGACTAACGCCACCTTGAAGCGCTTCAACGTCCGCTTCTTCAAGCCCACCAAGAGCCTGGTGTTTCCCTGGTTTGGTGGACGCGACTCGGGGCTTCGGGGCGTCAAGCTCCTCTCGGCAGGAACCGACGCCGCCGGGCAGGTGGTCTACACCGAAGCCACCGTGCCGCGGCCCTCGAGCTACCACAACCTGTTTGGACTCCCCCTTGTCGGCCGCAAGGACTCCGAGGTGGTGCTGACTGGCCGCGAGGCAGACAGTATGGCGGTGAGCCAGGCAACGGGCCTGCCGTCGCTGGCACTGCCCCGCGGCGTGTCCTGCCTGCCCCCGGCGCTGCTTCCCTACCTGGAGCAGTTCCGGCGCGTCACGCTGTGGCTGGGTGGCGACATGCGCTCCTGGGAGGCCTCCAAGGTCTTCTCGCGCAAGCTGGGCCTCAAGCGCTGCTCGCTGGTGCGGCCCGGCAACCAGCAGCCCAGCGCAGCCGAGGCGCTGGCGCAGGGACGCAACCTGGGCCGCATCGTCAAGTCGTCCATCCCCGCCGCACACAAGTCCATTGTCTCCTTCAAGCAGCTGAGGGACGACGTGTACGGCGAGCTGTCCAACACCGAACAGGTCGCCGGGGTCAAGTGGACGCGCTTCCCCGACCTCACAAAGATCTTGAAGGGCCATCGCAAGGGCGAGCTCACAGTCTTCACAG ggCCAACCGGCAGTGGTAAGACCACCTTCATCAGCGAGTATGCCCTGGACCTGTGCATGAATGGTGTGAACACGCTGTGGGGCAGCTTCGAGATCAACAACGTGCGGCTGGCCAAGATCATGCTGACCCAGTTTTCCATGCAGCGACTGGAGGACAACCTGGAGCAGTACGACGCCTGGGCTGACCGCTTCGAGGAGCTGCCGCTCTACTTCATGACTTTCCATGGACAGCAGAGCTTGAA AGTGGTGCTGGACACCATGCAGCATGCTGTGTACCTGTACGACATCAGTCACGTGGTCATCGACAACCTGCAGTTCATGATGGGCCAGGAGAACCTCAGCGTGGACAA GTTTGCAGTGCAGGACCACATCATCGGAGCCTTCCGAAAGTTTGCCACCCACAGCAGCTGTCATGTGACCCTCATCATCCACCcgaggaaggaggaggatgaCAAGGAGCTGCAGACGGCCTCCATCTTCGGCACTGCCAAG GCCAGCCAGGAGGCAGATAATGTGCTGATCCTGCAGGAGAAGAAGCTGGTGACCTGCCCCGGCCGACGCTCCCTGCAGGTGGCCAAGAACCGCTTCGACGGAGACGTGGGCATCTTCCCCCTGGAGTTCAACAAGGGCTCGCTGACCTTCGCCACCCCGCTCAAGGGCAAGCACAAGCTCCGCAAGGTCAAACTGGAGAAGACGGAGGAGGGAGGTGTAGAGGGAGGAGAAGTGGAGATGTCGAAGGAGGTGGGGAAGAAGGAGAAAGGGGAGAAAATAGAGAAACCCGCCAAAGCCCCTAGAACAGCCAAAACTGTGAAGGGGGCGCAGGCGTCAGGCAAGACCAGCCCAAAGGGGGAGGGGAAGGACCTGTAG
- the mrpl43 gene encoding 39S ribosomal protein L43, mitochondrial has translation MTARGTSSRFLQSVLQNGVGRYVCQLKRISLIFSKNAQSSLGARNFIEEGVVDYAKKNPGTVVYISPEPCRIPRLVAEYLNGNVREEKITGKTSQEISDLVTKLTNQSGLDIIRIRKPYHTDSPSIQGQWHPFTNRLPSVGPIRPPGKEAST, from the exons ATGACTGCAAGAGGTACATCAAGTCGCTTTCTGCAGAGTGTGCTTCAGAATGGTGTTGGTCGATATGTTTGTCAGCTGAAGCGCATATCTCTCATCTTCTCCAAAAATGCGCAAAGTTCACTGGGAGCAAG AAATTTCATCGAGGAGGGTGTGGTGGATTACGCCAAGAAGAACCCTGGAACGGTTGTGTACATTTCCCCGGAGCCCTGTAGAATACCCAGACTAGTTGCGGAGTACC TCAATGGTAACGTGAGGGAGGAGAAAATCACTGGAAAAACATCTCAGGAGATTTCCGACCTGGTGACCAAGCTGACCAACCAGTCAGGACTGGACATCATCCGCATCCGGAAGCCATACCACACCGACTCCCCCAGCATCCAGGGCCAGTGGCATCCCTTCACCAACCGACTCCCGTCTGTTGGGCCTATCAGACCCCCAGGCAAGGAGGCCAGTACATGA